A segment of the Bacteroidales bacterium genome:
TTATTTTTTAATTTTTAAATTAAGGTCACATGGAATACGCCATTCGAATAAAGAGCAAGGCTTATTTGTGAGTGATAATTTCATTTTCGGTTGCTGTGAATTTATTCTCATGGCTATTTCATATTTTAAAATTTACGAATATGCGATTAGGTTTTTAGGCTCAGGATTAACAAAATCTTTTTCAATTTTACCGTCTCTCAATCGAACAATACGATGAGCATAATCGGCAATATCTTCTTCGTGTGTAACTATAATAACCGTATTACCCATTTGGTGAATAACATCAAAAAGTCGCATTATTTCAATAGATGTTTTAGTGTCAAGATTGCCAGTAGGTTCATCGGCAAGTATTATGGATGGATTATTTACTAATGCTCTAGCAATAGCTACACGTTGACGTTGTCCCCCACTCAACTCATTTGGTTTGTGCATCATTCTATCGGCTAATCCCACTTTTTCCAAAACTTCTTTTGCCTTTTCGATCCTTTCTTGTTTTTTTACACCTGCATAAACTAATGGTAAAGCAACATTTTCTAGTGCTGAGTATCGAGGCATTAAATTAAAAGTTTGAAAAATGAAACCTATTTCTTTGTTACGAATATTAGCTAATTCATTTTCAGACAAACGACTAACATCTTTTTGGTTTAGTATATAAGTTCCAGCAGTAGGAGTATCTAAACAACCAAGAATATTCATCATGGTAGATTTTCCTGACCCCGAAGGTCCCATAATAGCTACATATTCGTTTTTATAAATTGTTAAATTTACATTTCGCAATGCTTTTACTATCTCAGTTCCAACTTGATAAAACTTAAACAGCTGCTTTAATATGATAATTTCTTGTCTTTCCATATAAATGGCTAAGATACAATTTAAAATCGAATAACGAAATGCTGTTTGACCATAATTTCTTTTCTAAAAAATACCAAACCCATTCTAAAAATATCCATCGTTAAGGTAATACGTGAATCAGCTTTTATTTTTTCCCAAGCTTGAGCCATCTGAGGACTCCAATAAATATCGTCAAAAACAAGAATGGTATTATGATGTGCATATTGTGCCAATATATCAAAATAGCTTAATGTTGCCTCATAAGTATGATTACCATCAATGAAAACAAAATCTAATGTTGGCATTTGTTCTAAACAATATTTTAGCTGCTGTTCAAATGTTCCGGCTATTAAATGAACATTATTAATATTATTAGACCATAAATTTTCACGAGCAATATTCAAAAATGCTTCGGAACCTTCGATTGTATAAACTTGGGCTTTTTTATTGGCTAAAGCTAAATAGGTAGTGCCAAGACCCAAACAAGTTCCCAGTTCTAATATGTTTTGAGCATTAAAATATCGTACTAATCGAAACAACAATTGACCATATTTAGCAGATATGGTCGATTTTTTTGCAATATTTGATATTTTCAATGTTTGTTTTTTATTTGAAGCCTTTGCACCTAATAATGGGGTTTCTATTTTTGTTTTATTTTTTTTTAATTGATAGAAAATATTTTTTGCAATATCGTATTCAGGATATTTTCTTCTATCTCTAAAAACTTGAGTAATAATTTCAAAAACAAATGGCGAATGAATACCATGTCCTTTTTTATGATGCGAACATAAATAATAAATAATTGCTTTTTTAATTTGAAACCACATAAATTCACCACAAATGTAGATATAAATATTATATCATTTATGTTTTTGATATTGTTTGATATATATTTTCGAGTATTGCAAATGCTTTAGTTAAAGTATTTATATTATTAAATTGTAGGTATAAACGTTCATGTTGTTCTTTTAAAGTTATTTGGTTATGTGAGTTTTGTAAATAGTTTAATATATTTCTAAACACATGACTTTCGTAGTATTGAGATTGTTTATTGCTAATAAAATAACAGTTAAGTTTATTCATTTTCATGCTTACCTTTTCAAAGCCTAGCTTTTGTGCAATCCATCGAATTCGTAATACGTCAAAAAGTCCATAAACTTCTTTAGGTATAGGACCAAATCGATCACTTAACAACTGCGAAAAAGTTTCTATACCATTTTCATCTTCAATTTGGTCAATTTCTTTGTATAGGCGAATACGTTCTGCAATGTTTTCAACATAATACTCTGGAATATAAAGTTGTAAGTCGCTCTCAAATGTACAATCATAAATATATTGCTTTGGTTGATAAATATTATCTTGCTTTAATTCTGTTTTACCTTCTTCTTGCATTTCTTCATCGCGTATTTCTTGCACAGCTTCTTGCAATATTTTTTGATATGTATCGAATCCCATTTCGGCAATAAACCCACTTTGTTCGGCACCAAGCAAATTTCCTGAACCTCTAATATCTAAATCTTGAAGTGCAATGTAGAAACCACTACCTAAATCGCTAAATTCTTCGATAGCTCTTAGGCGTTTGCGTGCATCTATGGGCAAAGAATCGAATGGTGGAATTAATATATAACAAAAAGCTTTGCGATTAGTTCTGCCAACTCTTCCTCTTAATTGGTGCAAATCGCTTAATCCAAACATATGTCCATTATTAATAATAATAGTGTTGGCATTGGGAATATCGATCCCATTTTCAACAATAGAAGTAGAAATAAGTATGTCGTAATTTCCTTCTATAAAATCGATCATTATTTTTTCTAATTCAATAGGATTCATTTGACCATGTCCAATGGCAATACTTGCATATGGTACAAGTTCACGAACAATCTTTTCAATTTCATGAATTGTATCTACTCGATTATGAATAAAGAAGACTTGGCCACCACGTCCAAGCTCAAACTCAATAGCTTTTTTAATTATTTCTTTATCGAAGGTATGAAGTTCTGTAATTATAGGTTGCCGATTAGGCGGTGGTGTTTGAATAATAGATAAATCGCGAGCACCCATTAACGAAAACTGAAGTGTTCGTGGAATTGGAGTTGCGGTTAGTGTAAGGGTATCTACATTTGTTTTTATTTGTCGCAATTTTTCTTTTGCGGCTACACCAAATTTCTGTTCTTCGTCAATAATTAATAAACCAAGATCTTTAAACTCCAATTTCTTACTC
Coding sequences within it:
- a CDS encoding ABC transporter ATP-binding protein; the protein is MIILKQLFKFYQVGTEIVKALRNVNLTIYKNEYVAIMGPSGSGKSTMMNILGCLDTPTAGTYILNQKDVSRLSENELANIRNKEIGFIFQTFNLMPRYSALENVALPLVYAGVKKQERIEKAKEVLEKVGLADRMMHKPNELSGGQRQRVAIARALVNNPSIILADEPTGNLDTKTSIEIMRLFDVIHQMGNTVIIVTHEEDIADYAHRIVRLRDGKIEKDFVNPEPKNLIAYS
- a CDS encoding class I SAM-dependent methyltransferase; translated protein: MWFQIKKAIIYYLCSHHKKGHGIHSPFVFEIITQVFRDRRKYPEYDIAKNIFYQLKKNKTKIETPLLGAKASNKKQTLKISNIAKKSTISAKYGQLLFRLVRYFNAQNILELGTCLGLGTTYLALANKKAQVYTIEGSEAFLNIARENLWSNNINNVHLIAGTFEQQLKYCLEQMPTLDFVFIDGNHTYEATLSYFDILAQYAHHNTILVFDDIYWSPQMAQAWEKIKADSRITLTMDIFRMGLVFFRKEIMVKQHFVIRF